One Microtus ochrogaster isolate Prairie Vole_2 unplaced genomic scaffold, MicOch1.0 UNK222, whole genome shotgun sequence DNA window includes the following coding sequences:
- the LOC101985804 gene encoding olfactory receptor 4F15-like, which produces MEGTNHSMVSEFLFVGLTNSWKLQVLLFVFASVFYMASMMGNSLIIFTVASDPHLHSPMYFLLANLSFIDLGVSCVTCPKMIYDLFRKHKVISFRGCITQIFFIHVIGGVEVVLLIGMAYDRYVAICKPLHYLTIMNAKMCIFILVSAWVIGLMHSLVQFVYVLNLPFCGPNILDSFYCDLPRFIRLACIDTNQLELMVSANSGFISVGSFFILAISYIVIIVTVQKHSSSGFSKAMSTLSAHISVVVLTFGPLIFIYSWPSPSTHLDKYLAIFDAVGTPFLNPVIYTLRNKEMKISMKRICRQLLKHGKIS; this is translated from the coding sequence ATGGAAGGAACAAATCACTCTATGGTGTCAGAATTTCTGTTCGTGGGACTCACCAACTCCTGGAAGTTGCAAGTacttctgtttgtgtttgcttcaGTGTTTTATATGGCAAGCATGATGGGAAACTCCCTCATCATTTTCACAGTGGCTTCTGATCCTCACTTACATTCTCCCATGTACTTTCTGTTGGCCAATCTCTCCTTCATTGATTTAGGTGTTTCGTGTGTCACTTGTCCTAAGATGATTTATGACCTGTTCAGAAAGCACAAAGTCATCTCCTTTAGAGGCTGTATCACTCAAATCTTCTTCATCCATGTGATTGGTGGTGTAGAGGTGGTGCTGCTTATAGGCATGGCTTATGATAGATATGTAGCCATATGTAAGCCTCTTCATTATTTGACTATTATGAATGCCAAAATGTGCATTTTCATCTTAGTGTCTGCCTGGGTGATTGGCCTTATGCATTCCCTGGTTCAATTTGTTTATGTACTGAATTTGCCTTTTTGTGGACCAAATATTTTGGATAGTTTTTACTGTGACCTTCCTCGGTTTATCAGACTTGCTTGCATAGATACCAATCAATTAGAATTAATGGTATCAGCCAACAGTGGATTCATCTCTGTAGGCTCCTTCTTCATACTGGCCATATCTTATATTGTCATAATAGTCACTGTTCAGAAACATTCCTCAAGTGGTTTCTCTAAGGCCATGTCTACACTCTCTGCTCACATCTCTGTTGTGGTCCTAACCTTTGGTCCCttgatattcatttattcatggccttctccctccacacacctggATAAGTATCTGGCCATATTTGATGCAGTTGGTACTCCTTTTCTGAACCCCGTGATCTACACACTgaggaataaagaaatgaagatatcAATGAAGAGAATATGCAGACAGTTACTGAAACACGGGAAGATCTCCTAA